A portion of the Pedobacter cryoconitis genome contains these proteins:
- a CDS encoding helix-turn-helix domain-containing protein: MSEYNPAELAAKFINYTSRHIFLTGKAGTGKTTFLRNLIELTHKKAVIVAPTGIAAINAAGVTIHSLFQLPFGTYLPKQPAVEPVNQQYNTPRSIVRHLQMNTTKRRIFQDLELLIIDEVSMLRADLLDAIDMVLRYIRKNNTSFGGVQVLFIGDLHQLPPVVKANEWQLLGEFYKSVYFFDAHALYHHPPVYIELEKIYRQADSVFIDLLNNLRNNEITAENITLLEKYYKAGFEPAKNDKYITLTTHNQRADTLNKKSLEELGGKSYFFKATVEDEFSENSYPAEHMLELKLGAQIMFIKNDQSGDRRYFNGKIATVIRLGEDGIEVETEGEREKIILEKFTWKNIRYSNHKVTNEIEEEVIGKFIQYPIKLAWAITVHKSQGLTFDKAIIDIGNAFAPGQIYVALSRLRSLDGLVLTSQISRTGIRQDQNVALFSKNKQEEEELKEQITQESQVFLKSYLITCFDLTPLDNYVYEHVHSYSKDINKSAKQKHVKWAQLLLKDLSEIKANANKFLAQLQRLCNDQSADGLANLLVRTTAAENYFNPLILDLSKRIFERMELVKQDKQVTAFLTELLEMESLFYEQFKKIRKATGLLQATINGTDFTKTDVGSLLNQKEREAQMKSVYAMPNKLDFTAKKERTKKTATPKAPKEDTKVVSLELFLKGKTIIEIAEERKMVIGTIEGHLAHYVALQEISAKDILGRKKLENILEAIRELKTMSLAPIRDHLGKSFTFGEIKIGIAAHLAEN; the protein is encoded by the coding sequence ATGAGTGAATACAACCCTGCTGAACTGGCAGCTAAATTTATCAATTATACTTCAAGGCACATCTTCCTGACCGGGAAGGCTGGAACCGGGAAGACTACTTTTTTGAGAAATTTAATTGAGCTGACCCATAAAAAAGCGGTTATTGTAGCCCCTACAGGGATTGCGGCGATTAATGCTGCAGGAGTAACGATTCATTCACTTTTTCAGCTTCCTTTTGGAACTTATCTGCCTAAACAGCCTGCTGTTGAGCCTGTTAATCAGCAGTACAATACACCGAGATCCATCGTTCGTCATTTACAGATGAACACGACTAAAAGAAGGATATTTCAAGACCTTGAATTACTGATCATCGATGAGGTGAGTATGCTGCGTGCAGATTTACTGGATGCGATTGATATGGTATTGCGTTATATCAGAAAGAATAATACCAGTTTTGGCGGGGTACAGGTCTTATTTATCGGGGATCTTCATCAATTGCCTCCGGTTGTTAAAGCTAATGAATGGCAGCTTTTAGGCGAATTTTATAAGAGTGTGTATTTCTTTGATGCACATGCATTGTATCATCATCCTCCGGTATACATTGAGCTGGAGAAGATTTACAGACAGGCAGACTCTGTGTTTATAGATTTGTTAAATAACCTTAGAAATAATGAAATCACAGCAGAGAATATCACGCTGCTGGAAAAGTATTATAAAGCCGGTTTTGAGCCAGCAAAGAATGATAAGTATATTACCCTGACTACCCATAACCAGCGTGCAGATACTTTGAATAAAAAGAGTCTGGAAGAGCTTGGCGGGAAGTCTTATTTTTTCAAGGCAACGGTAGAGGATGAATTTTCTGAAAACTCTTATCCTGCCGAGCATATGCTTGAATTGAAGTTGGGTGCCCAGATTATGTTTATCAAAAATGATCAGAGTGGGGACCGCCGTTATTTTAATGGAAAAATAGCCACAGTTATCCGTTTAGGCGAGGACGGGATAGAGGTAGAAACAGAAGGGGAGAGAGAAAAAATTATCCTGGAGAAGTTTACCTGGAAAAATATAAGGTACAGCAATCATAAGGTGACCAATGAGATTGAAGAAGAGGTTATTGGTAAATTTATCCAGTATCCGATTAAATTGGCCTGGGCAATTACTGTACATAAAAGCCAGGGTTTAACATTTGATAAAGCGATCATTGATATTGGGAATGCGTTTGCACCCGGACAAATTTATGTGGCTTTGTCCCGTTTACGATCGCTGGACGGTTTGGTGCTGACTTCTCAGATTTCCAGAACTGGGATCAGACAGGACCAGAATGTTGCTTTGTTCTCTAAGAACAAACAGGAAGAAGAAGAATTGAAAGAGCAGATTACTCAGGAGAGCCAGGTTTTCCTGAAAAGCTATCTGATCACCTGTTTTGATTTGACCCCGCTTGATAACTATGTTTATGAGCATGTGCATTCTTACAGTAAGGATATCAATAAATCTGCTAAGCAAAAACATGTGAAGTGGGCGCAACTGTTGCTAAAAGATCTGAGTGAGATTAAAGCCAATGCGAATAAATTTCTTGCACAGCTTCAGCGTTTATGCAATGACCAATCTGCTGATGGCCTGGCTAATCTGCTGGTCAGAACTACAGCGGCAGAGAACTATTTTAATCCACTGATCCTGGATCTTTCCAAACGTATTTTTGAAAGGATGGAGTTAGTGAAACAGGATAAGCAGGTGACCGCTTTCCTGACTGAATTGCTGGAAATGGAATCGTTGTTTTATGAGCAATTTAAAAAGATAAGAAAGGCTACCGGGCTGTTACAGGCTACGATTAATGGAACGGATTTCACGAAAACTGATGTTGGTTCTTTATTGAATCAAAAAGAGCGCGAAGCACAAATGAAATCGGTTTATGCGATGCCAAATAAGCTGGATTTTACGGCTAAAAAGGAGAGAACGAAGAAAACAGCAACGCCTAAAGCACCAAAAGAAGATACGAAAGTGGTCTCTCTGGAACTATTTTTAAAAGGGAAAACGATTATTGAGATTGCTGAAGAGCGGAAAATGGTGATCGGAACTATCGAAGGACACCTGGCGCATTATGTTGCTTTACAGGAGATTTCTGCGAAGGATATCTTAGGCCGCAAAAAGCTTGAAAATATCCTGGAGGCGATCAGGGAACTGAAAACCATGAGCCTGGCGCCCATCAGAGATCATTTGGGTAAGAGCTTTACTTTTGGCGAAATCAAGATAGGCATTGCTGCCCATCTGGCTGAAAACTAA
- a CDS encoding M57 family metalloprotease, whose product MKKRNLLLMVGLLTIGFVACQKRENPKTVDTNTEISASAKAKINKLGFSAAGAQKVPGGYLVEGDILLTEKILDENPATNLLNIAKTEHYRTTNVVKGLPRVFTISVTNLPAVYSDATNLMIERYNQLGLKISFQRANTGTIGDINVVGFNQGPGGGQIVLGSSGFPTATGQPFNEVRMNTNEAAYGTNPELLNLASVLQHEVGHTIGLRHTDLANRAYSCGGQAVNEGASTVGAIYIPGTPSGAEAGSFMLACLNGGNRTFNNNDIVALNYLYGTTTPRIFGYGSGYRGQEYSFTVYGSVLGDTFVWTVSSNGATITSGQNTQTVNVILKNIGGTAPYTYPVSVLITSLDGTTRTATFIAPSKYCGGNCPV is encoded by the coding sequence ATGAAAAAAAGAAATCTACTCTTAATGGTTGGTTTGCTGACTATTGGTTTTGTTGCCTGCCAAAAAAGGGAAAACCCTAAAACGGTTGATACGAATACTGAAATATCAGCTTCAGCTAAGGCAAAAATTAATAAATTAGGCTTTAGCGCTGCCGGAGCTCAAAAAGTGCCAGGTGGTTATTTAGTAGAAGGCGATATCCTTTTGACTGAAAAAATCCTGGATGAAAATCCGGCAACTAACCTTTTAAATATTGCTAAAACAGAACACTACAGGACCACGAATGTGGTGAAAGGTTTACCACGGGTTTTTACGATATCAGTTACAAATTTACCGGCGGTTTATAGTGACGCGACAAATTTAATGATTGAAAGGTATAATCAGCTTGGTCTGAAAATCTCTTTCCAACGTGCAAATACTGGTACAATTGGTGATATTAATGTAGTAGGATTTAATCAAGGCCCGGGTGGTGGTCAGATTGTTCTGGGGTCATCTGGTTTCCCAACAGCAACAGGGCAGCCCTTTAATGAGGTCAGAATGAATACTAACGAAGCTGCATATGGTACAAATCCAGAGTTATTGAATCTGGCTTCGGTATTGCAGCATGAAGTTGGACATACGATTGGTCTGCGCCATACTGATCTGGCAAACAGAGCTTACAGCTGTGGCGGGCAGGCAGTTAATGAAGGAGCTTCTACTGTTGGGGCTATATATATTCCAGGTACGCCTTCTGGTGCTGAAGCGGGTTCATTTATGCTGGCCTGTTTAAATGGTGGAAACAGAACTTTTAATAACAATGATATTGTTGCATTGAACTATTTATATGGGACTACTACGCCTCGTATATTCGGGTATGGCAGTGGTTATAGAGGGCAAGAATATTCATTTACTGTATACGGATCGGTTTTGGGTGATACTTTTGTATGGACCGTAAGTAGTAACGGGGCCACAATTACCAGTGGTCAAAATACACAAACTGTGAATGTTATTTTGAAAAACATTGGTGGCACAGCTCCTTATACCTATCCTGTGAGCGTTTTAATAACCAGTCTGGATGGGACAACCAGAACTGCTACTTTCATTGCACCGTCTAAATATTGCGGAGGGAACTGTCCGGTTTAA
- a CDS encoding response regulator transcription factor → MKILLVEDDPNLGMLLQDYLQLKGKFDVVLCVDGEEGLRAFNKQAFDLCILDVMMPKKDGFALGKEIRKVNENIPIIFATAKAMMEDKASAYDLGGDDYITKPFRIEELLLRINALLKRVSAKETKVAAPVQSQFQIGSYTFDYTTQLIQHNGQQQKLSTKEAELLQLLCLKQNAVLTREEALLSIWHDDNYFNGRSMDVFLSKLRKYLKEDPKVEILNVHGKGYKLLIN, encoded by the coding sequence ATGAAAATTCTATTGGTAGAAGATGATCCTAATCTTGGAATGCTGCTGCAGGACTATTTACAGCTAAAGGGTAAATTCGATGTAGTATTATGTGTTGATGGTGAAGAAGGGCTCCGGGCTTTCAATAAACAGGCTTTCGATTTATGTATCCTTGATGTGATGATGCCTAAAAAAGATGGTTTTGCTTTGGGCAAGGAAATCAGGAAGGTGAATGAAAATATCCCTATTATTTTTGCGACGGCAAAGGCAATGATGGAAGATAAAGCCTCTGCTTATGATTTAGGGGGTGATGATTACATTACAAAGCCTTTCCGTATTGAAGAATTATTGCTTAGGATCAATGCTTTACTGAAACGTGTATCTGCTAAGGAAACCAAAGTAGCTGCGCCGGTACAGTCTCAGTTCCAGATTGGCAGTTATACTTTTGATTATACGACACAACTGATTCAGCACAACGGACAGCAACAGAAACTTTCGACCAAGGAAGCCGAGTTGTTGCAGTTGCTTTGTTTAAAGCAAAATGCAGTGCTTACCCGCGAAGAAGCTTTACTAAGTATCTGGCATGATGATAATTACTTTAACGGAAGAAGTATGGATGTATTCTTGAGCAAACTTCGTAAATATTTGAAAGAAGACCCGAAAGTGGAAATCCTGAATGTGCATGGTAAGGGCTATAAGCTTTTGATTAATTAG
- a CDS encoding sensor histidine kinase, producing the protein MKKRSLWLITVLMTIALLGVFVMQLYYIREAYILKSQLFEQEVNQVLSAVADKVQRLNAVNHINKKDLEWRIKAENQRRDRTRQLIDLDQKYKELERKRKYDQRKQMIDELNYQDEMIRKMYLSPTIISEADFYALENRATTPLNVDVNVGFDANLNMIGSNVQKTFRLGSVKTFDIEPKKLPDSIRYLVYSRYDSRPLRVSLPSLNGDMRLKFKVEDEIATRRRNHALKELQADTVRLLDEGSFSVIEAAAKEMSQLDVPLAQRVSKETLDTLLRAELANKNINLDYDFWLKSLVSDRLVFRKIASLRGEILPANTYKTALFSNDVLRDPGMLYINFPNKNAAIFNNLSVTMASSAGLLIVLISIFSYTLYAILRQKKIAEMKTDFINNMTHEFKTPVSTIMIASEALRDPEIQEDKTRVSRLAGIIYDENVRLGNHIERVLSIARLDKKELKLEEEDVEMNELIAAVADSMSLQLQKKEATLTLNLKASNALVTGDELHLSNVIYNLIDNANKYSIDPPQITLSTSNDHKCLFIDIEDKGIGMTKEQCKRAFDQFYRVPTGNLHDVKGFGLGLNYVQDIITQMNGTIKLKSEKDKGTVFEIIIPLK; encoded by the coding sequence ATGAAAAAGAGAAGTCTTTGGTTAATTACCGTCCTCATGACCATAGCTCTGCTAGGCGTGTTTGTAATGCAGTTGTATTACATCAGGGAAGCCTACATACTAAAATCTCAGCTTTTTGAACAGGAAGTTAACCAGGTATTAAGTGCTGTTGCTGATAAGGTACAACGTTTAAATGCAGTAAATCATATCAACAAGAAAGATCTGGAATGGCGGATTAAAGCGGAGAACCAGCGCCGTGACCGTACCCGTCAGCTGATCGACCTGGATCAGAAATATAAAGAATTAGAAAGAAAGAGAAAGTACGATCAGCGCAAGCAGATGATTGACGAGCTTAATTATCAGGATGAGATGATCCGGAAAATGTACCTGAGCCCGACTATAATTTCTGAGGCTGATTTTTATGCATTGGAAAACCGGGCAACAACTCCATTAAATGTAGATGTGAACGTGGGTTTTGATGCCAATCTGAACATGATTGGAAGTAACGTGCAGAAAACTTTCAGGCTTGGCTCTGTTAAAACATTTGATATAGAGCCCAAAAAATTGCCAGATAGTATCCGCTATCTGGTTTATAGCCGTTACGACAGCAGGCCTTTAAGGGTTTCTTTGCCAAGTTTGAACGGGGACATGCGGTTAAAATTCAAGGTAGAAGATGAGATTGCCACCAGGCGAAGAAATCACGCTTTAAAGGAGTTGCAGGCAGATACGGTACGTTTACTGGACGAAGGCAGTTTTAGTGTAATCGAAGCAGCGGCTAAAGAAATGAGCCAGTTGGATGTACCATTGGCACAGCGTGTTTCGAAAGAGACGCTTGATACTTTACTTCGTGCTGAACTGGCTAATAAAAATATCAATCTTGATTACGATTTCTGGTTGAAAAGTCTGGTCAGTGACCGGTTGGTATTCCGTAAAATAGCCTCTCTGAGAGGAGAGATTTTGCCGGCCAATACTTATAAGACGGCTCTTTTCAGTAATGATGTGCTACGGGACCCCGGAATGCTGTATATTAATTTTCCGAATAAAAATGCTGCCATCTTCAATAATCTGAGTGTCACTATGGCTTCTTCTGCAGGTTTATTGATTGTACTGATTTCTATTTTCTCTTATACACTTTATGCCATATTAAGACAGAAAAAGATCGCTGAAATGAAGACTGATTTCATTAACAATATGACGCATGAATTCAAGACTCCGGTCTCTACGATCATGATTGCAAGTGAAGCGCTTAGAGACCCCGAGATCCAGGAGGACAAGACACGGGTAAGCAGGCTTGCGGGAATTATATATGATGAGAATGTTCGTTTGGGCAACCATATTGAGCGCGTATTGAGTATCGCGAGGCTGGATAAAAAGGAATTGAAATTAGAGGAGGAAGATGTAGAAATGAATGAGCTGATTGCTGCAGTGGCAGATAGTATGAGCCTTCAGTTGCAGAAAAAAGAAGCGACCCTGACCTTAAATCTTAAGGCATCCAACGCATTAGTGACAGGGGATGAGCTGCATTTATCAAATGTAATTTATAACTTAATAGATAACGCGAATAAATACAGTATCGATCCGCCTCAGATTACCTTGAGTACAAGCAATGATCATAAATGTCTGTTTATAGATATAGAGGATAAAGGGATCGGAATGACAAAAGAGCAATGTAAACGCGCTTTTGATCAGTTTTACAGAGTGCCCACCGGGAATTTACACGATGTAAAAGGATTTGGGCTCGGTTTAAATTACGTTCAGGATATCATTACCCAGATGAACGGAACAATCAAGTTGAAGAGTGAAAAGGATAAAGGAACAGTATTTGAAATAATTATACCCCTAAAATAA
- a CDS encoding DUF3127 domain-containing protein, protein MELKGKVHEIGALQQVSETFKKRDLIIEYAENPTYPEYIRFEALQDKTALFDSLKTGDDVEVSFNLRGRPWTDKMGKVSYFNSLVVWRINALTNSGAAASTPQYAPPADLNSAPGEEDDLPF, encoded by the coding sequence ATGGAATTAAAAGGAAAAGTGCACGAAATCGGTGCATTACAGCAGGTGAGTGAGACTTTTAAAAAGCGTGATCTCATTATTGAATATGCAGAAAACCCAACTTATCCTGAATATATCAGGTTCGAGGCTTTACAAGATAAAACTGCTTTATTTGATAGCTTGAAAACCGGTGATGATGTAGAAGTTTCATTCAATCTGCGCGGTCGTCCGTGGACAGATAAAATGGGTAAAGTTTCTTATTTTAATAGTTTAGTAGTTTGGCGTATCAATGCACTGACGAACAGTGGTGCAGCGGCTTCAACTCCACAATATGCTCCCCCTGCAGATTTAAACAGTGCACCGGGTGAGGAAGATGATCTGCCATTCTAA
- a CDS encoding THUMP domain-containing class I SAM-dependent RNA methyltransferase, giving the protein MQVFHNKSKVILTCNKRLSPYLVEEVKALGYEIVRDFPTGVELNITLTECIKLNLNLRCASQILYCLNSFKVNNPEELYRELVDMPWEDLIDFSGYFSVTSNVDNPTITTPLFTNLKVKDAIVDRIKDKKGMRPNSGSDANKTVVHLYWKDDEADIFIDTSGETLAKHGYRKIPGKAPMLEALAAGVVMSTNWDQKSPFINPMCGSGTLAIEAALIATNRRPGLFRMNYGFMHVLGYDEEVFFAERRILKEQVIKNIDLQIVATDLSEDAVDISRKNAQTAGVDTLITFEVCDFADTPVPEGGKGVVVFNPEYGERLGVHSQLELTYKRIGDFLKKDCKGYSGYIFTGNPDLAKKIGLKASRKVEFYNGKLDCRMMEYELYDGTRRAEEERPQPKEHKTED; this is encoded by the coding sequence ATGCAAGTTTTCCACAACAAAAGTAAGGTTATTTTAACCTGTAACAAAAGACTTTCGCCTTATTTGGTAGAAGAGGTAAAAGCGCTTGGCTATGAAATCGTAAGAGATTTCCCTACGGGAGTAGAGCTTAATATCACACTGACAGAGTGTATTAAACTAAATTTAAACTTAAGATGTGCCAGCCAGATCTTATACTGTTTAAATAGCTTTAAAGTCAATAATCCAGAAGAATTGTACCGTGAACTGGTTGACATGCCATGGGAAGATCTGATTGATTTTTCAGGGTATTTTTCGGTGACTTCCAACGTAGATAATCCAACAATAACAACCCCTCTTTTCACCAATCTGAAAGTCAAAGATGCTATTGTTGACCGGATAAAAGACAAAAAAGGAATGCGTCCGAATTCAGGTTCAGATGCGAACAAAACTGTTGTTCACCTATACTGGAAAGACGATGAAGCAGATATTTTCATCGATACTTCAGGAGAAACTTTAGCGAAGCACGGTTATCGTAAAATCCCTGGAAAAGCACCTATGCTCGAAGCGCTTGCTGCAGGCGTGGTGATGAGTACAAACTGGGATCAGAAATCACCATTTATCAACCCGATGTGTGGTTCAGGAACACTGGCAATTGAAGCTGCTTTAATAGCGACAAACAGAAGACCTGGGTTATTCCGGATGAATTATGGCTTTATGCACGTTCTGGGTTATGATGAAGAGGTATTCTTCGCTGAACGCAGGATCCTTAAAGAACAGGTGATCAAAAATATTGACTTACAGATTGTAGCGACAGATTTATCTGAAGATGCGGTTGATATCAGTCGTAAAAATGCGCAGACTGCTGGTGTGGATACGCTGATTACTTTTGAAGTTTGCGATTTCGCAGATACACCGGTTCCTGAAGGTGGAAAAGGCGTTGTGGTATTTAATCCGGAGTATGGAGAACGTTTAGGTGTTCACTCTCAACTGGAACTAACTTACAAACGTATTGGTGATTTCCTGAAAAAAGATTGTAAAGGTTACAGTGGCTATATTTTCACTGGTAATCCTGATCTGGCTAAAAAAATTGGGTTAAAAGCCTCCCGCAAAGTTGAATTCTACAATGGTAAATTAGATTGCCGTATGATGGAGTATGAATTGTATGACGGTACGCGCAGAGCTGAAGAAGAAAGACCTCAGCCTAAAGAACATAAAACAGAAGATTAA
- a CDS encoding helix-turn-helix domain-containing protein — protein sequence MRDLLELKPEIVAANIRKVREFRNYTQDYLAAKLSISQNAYSKIELGYSKLTVERLFHIASVLDVKVTELIAVDHSRGVHLEH from the coding sequence ATGAGAGACCTCTTGGAATTGAAACCGGAAATTGTAGCGGCTAACATCAGAAAAGTCAGAGAGTTTAGGAATTATACGCAGGATTACCTGGCGGCCAAACTGTCAATTTCTCAAAATGCTTACAGCAAAATTGAATTGGGCTATAGCAAGCTTACTGTTGAAAGATTATTTCATATTGCATCTGTATTGGATGTCAAGGTAACAGAGTTAATAGCGGTAGATCATAGCCGTGGCGTTCACCTGGAGCATTGA
- a CDS encoding HD domain-containing protein, translated as MDFDIIKEKTISFVKDTLQGAEAGHDWFHIERVYKTALSINTKEGGDLLLVTLAALLHDIADSKFNNGDEEIGPRLAGNFLRTLGLTAAVILEVQQIIKNLSYKASLGEIGFSSKELDIVQDADRLDAIGAIGIARAFTYGGYKNRVLYDPEIKPDLNMSKEAYKNSEAPTINHFYEKLLRLKDLMKTRTGKELAEQRHQFMLLYLNQFYSERECES; from the coding sequence ATGGACTTTGATATTATAAAAGAAAAAACAATCAGTTTTGTAAAAGATACCCTTCAGGGAGCAGAAGCCGGGCACGACTGGTTTCATATCGAAAGGGTTTACAAAACTGCTTTAAGTATAAATACGAAAGAGGGTGGAGATTTACTTCTGGTTACCCTTGCCGCTTTATTGCATGATATTGCTGACAGTAAATTCAACAATGGCGATGAAGAAATCGGGCCACGGCTAGCTGGAAATTTCCTGCGCACGCTCGGCCTTACCGCAGCTGTAATTCTCGAAGTGCAGCAAATCATCAAAAATCTGAGCTATAAAGCGAGCTTGGGGGAGATCGGTTTTTCTTCTAAGGAACTAGATATCGTACAGGATGCCGACCGTTTAGACGCGATCGGTGCTATCGGGATTGCCAGAGCCTTCACTTATGGCGGTTATAAAAATAGGGTGCTCTATGACCCGGAAATCAAGCCAGATCTGAATATGAGCAAAGAAGCATATAAAAATTCTGAAGCGCCGACCATCAACCATTTTTATGAGAAGCTGCTGCGCTTAAAAGACCTGATGAAAACCAGGACAGGAAAAGAACTTGCAGAACAGAGACATCAGTTCATGCTCCTTTACCTCAATCAATTTTATTCTGAACGGGAATGCGAAAGCTAA
- a CDS encoding putative DNA modification/repair radical SAM protein, giving the protein MSERLREKLNILADAAKYDVSCSSSGGNRKNDNKGLGNSHASGICHTYTEDGRCVSLLKILLTNHCIFDCAYCVSRKSNDITRAAFTVEEVVELTMNFYRRNYIEGLFLSSGIFKNADFTMERLLRIVKKLRLEERFNGYIHLKTIPGASEELIREAGMYADRMSINLEMPTESGLKLLAPEKTHQQVTQPLGFIKNQIVQFKEERKLIKSTPKFVSAGQSTQMVIGATPETDQEIMQTAALFYKDFSLKRVYYSGYIPISYDNRLPMIGSQPPLIRENRLYQTDWLMRFYGFHVNELLNDANPHLDIDIDPKLSWALRNLQHFPVDINVAAYKVILRIPGIGVTSAKKIVQARKFGKLRIDQLKKIGVAYNRAKYFIKCADSPYQLKDYQGSQIKSFIQAESQSKYLKYDTSQLILF; this is encoded by the coding sequence ATGTCTGAACGTCTTAGAGAAAAGCTGAATATTCTGGCAGATGCCGCTAAATATGATGTATCGTGTTCATCCAGCGGAGGAAATAGAAAAAATGACAACAAGGGTTTGGGAAATAGCCATGCTTCTGGTATTTGTCATACTTACACGGAGGATGGCAGATGTGTTTCTCTGCTAAAAATTCTGCTGACCAACCATTGTATTTTTGATTGCGCTTATTGTGTTTCCAGAAAAAGCAATGACATTACAAGAGCCGCATTTACTGTAGAAGAAGTGGTAGAACTTACGATGAACTTTTACAGAAGGAATTATATCGAGGGGCTGTTTTTGAGCTCAGGAATCTTTAAGAATGCTGATTTTACGATGGAGCGTTTGCTTAGAATTGTAAAAAAGCTCAGACTGGAAGAGCGCTTCAATGGCTATATCCATTTAAAAACAATTCCAGGGGCAAGTGAAGAACTGATCAGAGAAGCGGGTATGTACGCAGACCGGATGAGTATTAACCTGGAAATGCCTACTGAAAGCGGCCTTAAATTGCTTGCTCCTGAAAAAACCCATCAGCAAGTGACCCAGCCGCTTGGCTTTATCAAAAATCAGATTGTACAGTTCAAAGAAGAGCGTAAACTCATTAAAAGTACGCCTAAATTTGTTTCTGCTGGTCAGAGTACACAAATGGTAATTGGTGCAACTCCTGAGACAGATCAGGAGATTATGCAGACCGCAGCACTGTTTTACAAAGACTTTTCCCTGAAAAGAGTCTATTATTCAGGTTATATCCCGATTAGCTACGATAACAGGCTACCGATGATCGGCTCCCAGCCTCCATTAATCAGAGAAAACAGGTTATATCAAACTGACTGGCTGATGCGCTTCTACGGTTTTCATGTCAATGAATTGCTGAATGACGCCAATCCGCACCTTGATATTGACATTGATCCAAAATTAAGCTGGGCTTTGCGCAACCTGCAGCATTTCCCGGTAGATATTAATGTGGCAGCTTATAAAGTCATTCTCCGGATTCCTGGAATCGGGGTTACTTCAGCAAAGAAGATTGTACAGGCGCGTAAATTCGGAAAACTGCGGATAGACCAGCTCAAAAAAATCGGAGTCGCTTATAACCGGGCTAAATATTTTATCAAATGTGCAGATAGCCCCTATCAGCTAAAAGATTACCAGGGAAGCCAGATTAAATCATTTATACAGGCTGAAAGTCAAAGTAAATATCTAAAGTACGATACCAGCCAGCTTATTCTTTTTTAG
- a CDS encoding TIGR03915 family putative DNA repair protein → MENYVFDGSFEGLLCAVFNWFERRPGQVKLQTEAVFQPDAFVPCLHIVNEREKADRVWKGLQASLSKATLRKFYCTYLSELEEGYTALFEFACYLFIEGAAIENNYGNAYVLALSKIAKKVEREKHRMEAFIRFQHNADGIYYCGIDPDFNVLPLIATHFKNRYADQQWIIYDLKRDYGLFYDLSKVEEINIDFNQWQKTTGIASAIVSEKEGLYALLWKDYFKSTNIQARKNTKLHVQHVPKRYWKYLTEKQFKQD, encoded by the coding sequence ATGGAGAACTACGTATTTGACGGGAGCTTTGAAGGGCTGCTATGTGCGGTATTTAACTGGTTTGAGCGTAGGCCCGGGCAGGTCAAACTTCAAACTGAAGCTGTTTTTCAACCGGATGCTTTTGTGCCTTGTCTGCATATTGTGAACGAACGTGAAAAAGCAGACCGGGTATGGAAGGGTTTACAAGCAAGTTTATCTAAAGCCACACTCCGGAAGTTTTATTGTACTTATCTCTCTGAACTGGAAGAAGGCTATACTGCATTATTTGAGTTTGCCTGTTATCTATTTATTGAAGGGGCGGCTATAGAAAATAACTATGGCAATGCTTATGTTCTGGCTTTAAGTAAAATAGCTAAAAAAGTAGAGCGGGAGAAACATAGGATGGAAGCTTTTATCCGCTTTCAGCATAATGCTGACGGTATTTATTACTGTGGAATAGATCCGGATTTTAACGTACTGCCTTTAATTGCCACCCATTTCAAGAACCGGTATGCGGATCAGCAGTGGATTATCTATGACCTGAAAAGAGACTACGGTTTATTCTACGATCTAAGCAAAGTAGAAGAAATCAATATAGATTTTAATCAGTGGCAAAAAACAACCGGAATAGCAAGTGCTATCGTTTCAGAAAAGGAAGGCCTGTACGCCCTGCTTTGGAAAGACTACTTCAAAAGCACAAATATTCAAGCCAGGAAAAACACAAAGTTACATGTACAACATGTACCCAAAAGATATTGGAAATACCTCACTGAAAAACAATTTAAGCAGGATTAA